From a region of the Acidimicrobiales bacterium genome:
- a CDS encoding creatininase family protein, which produces MAGFLDDLTGPEAERVLAGATVLVPVGAVEQHGPHLPLSVDYVIADAAAKAVVARLGDDLDVWALPTLPYSKSNEHAWSKGTIWLSESTMDAMLGDIAACVAKAGAKRLVFLNGHGGNTTQLNVVLREARLNHGLLTFLLHPFVPPAYSAPDPNAAESTELGMGIHGGQDETSVMMHLRPDLVDMSKAVRNVPEWLAANDHVKFGGSVQFGWLSNDFGDVGHIGDPTGASAELGARLFDEAVGFLCDQLREIVTFDFSR; this is translated from the coding sequence ATGGCAGGATTCCTCGATGATCTGACAGGCCCCGAAGCCGAGCGAGTTCTCGCTGGTGCAACCGTTCTGGTGCCTGTTGGTGCGGTCGAGCAGCACGGCCCGCACCTGCCACTGTCGGTCGACTATGTCATTGCCGATGCCGCCGCCAAGGCCGTCGTTGCCCGTCTGGGCGACGATCTCGACGTATGGGCGCTACCGACCCTGCCCTACTCGAAGTCGAACGAGCACGCCTGGTCCAAGGGCACCATCTGGCTTTCGGAGTCGACGATGGACGCCATGTTGGGAGACATCGCCGCGTGCGTGGCCAAGGCAGGTGCCAAACGCCTGGTGTTCTTGAACGGGCACGGGGGCAACACCACCCAGCTCAACGTGGTGTTGCGCGAAGCCCGACTGAACCACGGCCTGCTGACGTTCCTGCTGCATCCGTTCGTTCCGCCCGCCTACTCGGCTCCAGATCCGAACGCGGCAGAGTCGACCGAGCTCGGCATGGGAATCCATGGTGGCCAGGACGAGACATCGGTGATGATGCACCTGCGGCCCGACCTGGTCGACATGAGCAAGGCCGTTCGCAACGTGCCCGAGTGGTTGGCCGCCAACGACCACGTCAAGTTCGGTGGCTCGGTGCAGTTCGGCTGGCTGTCGAACGACTTCGGCGACGTAGGCCATATCGGCGACCCGACCGGAGCGTCGGCCGAACTGGGTGCGCGCCTGTTCGACGAGGCCGTCGGTTTCCTGTGCGATCAGCTCCGCGAGATCGTCACCTTCGACTTCAGTCGCTGA
- a CDS encoding 2OG-Fe(II) oxygenase family protein, producing the protein MSAPISPPILDIGPLLDDFDSQAAGDLIGRIRDACTHTGFFVVVGHRLDTEMAELFTMARRFFDQPQEFKESTPRVERYGFVPHSSTAIDTSRKSDNTEYLDMGLAGEVALPALDGLETAVRNYQQSALKAGAVLLRALAASLEIELDFFAQRMSDPQCRLRFLHYPPVEADEHGDLPVPTGAHTDYGLITMLATDGVPGLEVKPLGGEWTPVEAPAGSLVINLGDMLARWTNDIYKSTPHRVVGPAEGDRISIPFFVNPNRDTIVDCIATCVTADNPCHYEPVTATEFLAQRIDSSAEPYVDPTEGPKRQVVKR; encoded by the coding sequence ATGAGCGCACCAATTTCCCCACCGATCCTCGACATCGGCCCCCTGCTGGACGACTTCGACAGCCAGGCGGCCGGCGACCTGATAGGTCGGATCCGAGACGCCTGCACCCACACCGGATTCTTCGTGGTTGTGGGGCATCGCCTCGACACCGAGATGGCCGAGCTGTTCACGATGGCCAGACGGTTCTTCGACCAGCCGCAGGAGTTCAAGGAGAGCACACCCCGGGTCGAGCGATACGGGTTCGTTCCGCACTCGTCGACGGCCATCGACACCAGCCGCAAGAGCGACAACACCGAGTATCTGGACATGGGCCTTGCCGGCGAGGTCGCCCTGCCCGCGCTCGACGGCCTCGAGACTGCGGTGCGCAACTATCAGCAGTCGGCGCTGAAGGCCGGGGCCGTGTTGCTGAGGGCGCTGGCCGCATCGCTCGAGATCGAGCTCGACTTCTTCGCGCAGCGGATGAGCGACCCCCAGTGCCGTCTTCGGTTCCTGCACTATCCGCCTGTCGAGGCCGACGAACACGGCGACCTGCCGGTGCCCACCGGCGCGCACACCGACTATGGCCTCATCACCATGCTGGCCACAGATGGTGTGCCCGGGCTCGAGGTCAAGCCGCTGGGTGGCGAATGGACACCTGTCGAGGCGCCTGCCGGAAGCCTGGTGATAAACCTCGGCGACATGCTGGCTCGCTGGACAAACGACATCTACAAGTCGACACCGCACCGAGTCGTCGGGCCGGCCGAAGGCGATCGCATCTCGATCCCGTTCTTCGTCAACCCCAACCGCGACACCATCGTCGACTGCATCGCTACCTGCGTCACCGCCGACAACCCTTGCCACTATGAGCCCGTCACGGCCACCGAGTTCTTGGCCCAGCGCATCGACAGCTCGGCCGAACCCTACGTCGACCCCACCGAGGGCCCGAAGCGGCAGGTCGTCAAGCGGTGA
- a CDS encoding sensor histidine kinase: MAAIVIGSAVEVAVRSTPWPAASVLLCVAVGLLLPWRRVRPLTVALAAFGAAAVIDLAAIVADVDWEGFYTAAFMLLVPYALGRWGTNRQVLLGAPAMAVPIVLAAVGGDPWSDVIGGAVVAAVAVELGVLIRYRTISNHQAIESSRSKEREQLARELHDTVAHHVSVIAVQAQAGRTLARRRPEAALEALDVIEEEASRALEQMRAMVGVLRDGRAADLAPQQGVADLARLASANGSLDVRVVIDPDVADLPPALDRAVYRIAQEAITNSIRHARNASTVMVEVEAHAGTLTVSVVDDGEPPRQTSTAGYGLAGMSERVKLLHGEFAAGPAPERGWQVRASFPIREGAAR, encoded by the coding sequence GTGGCCGCAATAGTGATCGGCAGCGCTGTCGAGGTCGCCGTTCGCTCGACACCGTGGCCGGCAGCGTCGGTGTTGTTGTGCGTGGCCGTTGGCCTGCTGCTGCCGTGGCGGCGGGTACGACCACTGACGGTCGCGCTGGCTGCGTTCGGCGCAGCGGCGGTGATCGACCTGGCCGCAATAGTCGCCGACGTCGACTGGGAGGGGTTCTACACGGCGGCGTTCATGCTGCTGGTTCCCTACGCTCTGGGTCGGTGGGGCACAAACCGCCAGGTGCTGTTGGGCGCACCGGCGATGGCAGTGCCAATAGTGTTGGCCGCCGTCGGCGGCGACCCGTGGAGCGATGTCATCGGCGGCGCCGTGGTGGCCGCAGTCGCCGTCGAACTGGGGGTGTTGATCCGCTACCGGACCATCTCCAACCACCAGGCGATCGAGTCGTCTCGGTCGAAAGAGCGCGAGCAGTTGGCCCGCGAGCTTCACGACACCGTGGCCCATCACGTGTCGGTCATCGCCGTTCAGGCCCAGGCCGGCCGAACCCTTGCCCGCCGCCGGCCGGAGGCGGCCCTGGAGGCGCTCGACGTCATCGAGGAGGAGGCATCTCGCGCCCTCGAGCAGATGAGGGCCATGGTCGGGGTGCTGCGAGACGGTCGGGCGGCCGACCTGGCCCCGCAGCAGGGGGTGGCCGACCTAGCGCGGCTTGCCTCGGCAAACGGATCGCTCGACGTTCGTGTGGTGATCGATCCTGATGTCGCTGACCTGCCGCCCGCCCTGGACCGCGCGGTGTACCGGATCGCTCAGGAGGCCATAACCAACAGCATCCGCCACGCCCGCAATGCCAGCACGGTGATGGTCGAGGTCGAGGCGCATGCCGGCACCCTCACCGTTTCCGTCGTCGATGACGGAGAGCCGCCACGCCAAACCTCGACTGCGGGCTACGGGCTGGCCGGCATGTCAGAGCGAGTGAAGCTGTTGCACGGCGAGTTCGCGGCTGGCCCTGCGCCTGAACGGGGCTGGCAGGTCAGGGCCTCGTTTCCCATCCGGGAAGGCGCAGCCCGATGA
- a CDS encoding M15 family metallopeptidase, whose amino-acid sequence MSPRFDEPTFTVPAVEAFGGAEPLIADHPLPALVDPEPQPVSARIGDELVLVRHRRIRLLSNYWHAGWAHAVTDTFLRLEVCQRLYSVADSLPPGWGLAVFDGWRPLELQQEMYTASLAMPDVEPGFLADPSLDPETPPPHLTGGAVDLTLTWDGVPLAPGTGFDDTTSLAFAAALEDQAGPDRHIRRALFWAMEAQGFVIYPGEWWHFEYGTRRWAAVKGETPFYGPIAP is encoded by the coding sequence GTGAGTCCCCGTTTCGATGAGCCGACATTCACGGTGCCCGCGGTCGAGGCGTTCGGTGGTGCCGAGCCCCTCATCGCCGACCACCCCCTCCCCGCCTTGGTCGACCCTGAACCCCAGCCGGTATCGGCGCGGATCGGGGACGAGCTGGTGCTGGTGCGACATCGTCGAATCCGGCTGCTGTCCAACTACTGGCACGCGGGGTGGGCGCACGCCGTCACCGACACTTTCCTTCGGCTGGAGGTGTGCCAGCGCCTGTACTCGGTGGCCGACTCGCTCCCACCGGGCTGGGGGCTCGCAGTGTTCGATGGTTGGAGGCCCCTCGAACTGCAGCAGGAGATGTACACCGCCAGCCTGGCGATGCCCGATGTCGAACCTGGCTTTCTCGCCGACCCATCGCTAGACCCAGAGACACCGCCACCTCACCTGACCGGGGGAGCGGTAGACCTGACCCTGACGTGGGACGGTGTTCCGCTGGCCCCCGGCACCGGGTTCGACGACACGACTTCACTCGCATTCGCCGCTGCTCTGGAAGACCAGGCCGGCCCCGATCGCCACATCCGCCGAGCCCTGTTCTGGGCGATGGAGGCCCAGGGGTTTGTCATCTATCCGGGCGAGTGGTGGCACTTCGAGTACGGCACCCGCCGCTGGGCCGCCGTCAAGGGCGAGACACCCTTCTACGGCCCCATCGCCCCCTGA
- a CDS encoding amidohydrolase family protein has product MSWLTNCRTSDGRLLDIEVVDGAMAQVVDHDPAAVRPGDDLGSWLVLPAMGEPHAHLDKALTAERVPNPTGDLPGAVRAWADAAATGMFTPENCVERATDALDRLVARGTTAVRTHINVTPEVGAVNVEAMLEVKRRFEGVIDLQIVALTGGPMVGPEGAGARAALERAIELGVDVVGGCPHLNDDAAAHVRYAFDMAAEAGLDIDLHTDETLNPSVLTVLDVASRVIETGFAGRVAASHCVSLAMLDAARQAEVAQVVARSGIAVIALPQTNLYLQGRDQPTATPRGLTAVAALRRAGCLVAAGADNVQDPYNLVGRSDPLETAALMVMAGHVLPDIAYDMVSNDVRQALGLDRVEFRPGDPADLMVVDAASVRAAIADAPMNRIVYRQGREVARTSCRSMIHPLTTPSENP; this is encoded by the coding sequence GTGAGCTGGCTGACGAACTGTCGGACCTCCGACGGGCGCCTGCTCGACATCGAGGTGGTGGACGGGGCGATGGCCCAGGTCGTCGATCACGACCCTGCAGCTGTGCGCCCCGGTGACGATCTGGGCAGCTGGTTGGTGTTGCCCGCCATGGGCGAGCCTCACGCCCATCTCGACAAGGCGCTGACCGCCGAGCGGGTGCCAAACCCCACCGGCGATCTGCCAGGAGCGGTCAGGGCGTGGGCCGACGCCGCGGCCACCGGCATGTTCACCCCCGAGAACTGTGTCGAGCGGGCAACCGATGCGCTCGATCGTCTGGTCGCCCGCGGCACCACGGCAGTGCGCACGCACATCAACGTGACACCGGAGGTGGGCGCGGTCAACGTCGAGGCGATGCTCGAGGTCAAGAGACGCTTCGAGGGGGTCATCGATCTGCAAATCGTTGCCCTGACAGGTGGGCCCATGGTCGGGCCGGAGGGAGCAGGCGCCCGCGCGGCGCTCGAACGCGCCATCGAACTGGGCGTCGATGTGGTGGGAGGCTGCCCACACCTGAACGATGATGCGGCCGCGCACGTGCGCTATGCGTTCGACATGGCAGCCGAGGCCGGGCTCGACATCGACCTGCACACCGATGAGACCCTGAATCCCAGTGTGCTGACCGTTCTGGACGTGGCCAGCCGCGTCATCGAGACGGGCTTCGCCGGACGGGTAGCAGCGAGCCACTGCGTCAGCCTGGCCATGCTGGACGCTGCTCGCCAGGCCGAGGTGGCCCAAGTGGTGGCCCGCTCGGGCATCGCCGTGATCGCATTGCCTCAGACCAACCTGTATCTGCAGGGTCGCGACCAGCCCACTGCCACGCCCCGGGGGTTGACAGCCGTCGCCGCTCTGCGCCGCGCCGGGTGCCTGGTAGCCGCCGGTGCCGACAACGTTCAAGACCCCTACAACCTGGTTGGCCGTTCCGACCCGCTCGAGACCGCCGCCTTGATGGTGATGGCCGGCCATGTGTTGCCCGACATCGCCTACGACATGGTGTCCAACGATGTGCGCCAGGCGCTGGGCCTAGACCGCGTCGAGTTCCGCCCGGGCGACCCGGCCGACCTGATGGTGGTCGACGCCGCGTCGGTCAGGGCTGCCATCGCCGATGCGCCTATGAATCGCATCGTCTACCGACAGGGCCGCGAGGTGGCGCGCACATCCTGTCGATCAATGATCCACCCACTAACAACCCCCTCGGAGAATCCCTGA
- a CDS encoding NAD(P)/FAD-dependent oxidoreductase produces MADADVIVVGAGHNGLICAAYLAKAGIDTLLLDARSTVGGLASTEADLGARFNICNCDHTMIRAMPIIDELDLESHGLRYLESDVSSIQLFHDGSEPFMFFHEVERQLDELAAVHPRQVEGYRRYLADATPVIELSLEIARTIPSTPAMVATALRRKAAGAATLLKWSRRSLTDVLGDYFDDWHLVMPAISSGPTMWGASPDAPGTGSAAGLYATRHLVKSGRPVGGSGGLTDSIRSRFEAAGGRVQTSARVERLLVGSDGVEGVVLEDGTVLSANTVVAACDPQRVYVDWVDEVPPAARKAVARWADAPEQPGYQSKLDAIIRQVPRYEAFDQLAGRVPGVDLLEPTLWINPSPEKLAVSHALRKSGRVVDQPTMLTNVPSVLDDAMRTASGDHVLSLEVLFTPYGGDEPWDRDVEPKRWLDLWSRNVQPGMLDNLVDYRVMTPERYDADFSMHKGHTPSFSAPPLKSLLGLQRDQTRYRSPIAGLYLSGAGTFPGAGVFGAPGRNAAHMVIHDLNGRIGAAITKVRRTVKTLGA; encoded by the coding sequence GTGGCCGACGCTGATGTGATCGTCGTAGGAGCCGGGCACAACGGGCTCATCTGCGCCGCGTACCTGGCCAAAGCCGGCATAGACACGCTATTGCTCGACGCCCGCTCGACGGTGGGGGGCCTCGCCTCGACCGAGGCCGATCTGGGCGCACGGTTCAACATCTGCAACTGCGACCACACGATGATCCGCGCGATGCCCATCATCGACGAGCTCGACCTGGAATCTCACGGGCTGCGCTACCTCGAGTCGGACGTGAGCTCGATCCAGCTGTTCCACGACGGTTCCGAACCCTTCATGTTCTTCCACGAGGTCGAACGGCAACTCGACGAGTTGGCAGCCGTGCACCCGCGTCAGGTCGAGGGCTATCGCCGCTATCTGGCCGATGCCACGCCGGTGATCGAACTGTCGCTCGAGATCGCCCGCACCATCCCCAGCACGCCGGCGATGGTGGCGACCGCGTTGCGTCGCAAAGCGGCGGGCGCAGCGACCCTGCTCAAGTGGTCGCGTCGGAGCCTCACCGATGTGCTGGGCGACTACTTCGACGACTGGCACCTGGTTATGCCGGCCATCAGCAGCGGCCCGACGATGTGGGGAGCATCGCCCGATGCACCGGGCACCGGATCGGCGGCCGGGCTTTATGCAACCCGCCACCTGGTCAAGAGCGGCCGACCGGTAGGGGGCTCTGGCGGGCTGACCGACTCGATCAGGTCTCGGTTCGAAGCTGCCGGTGGGCGGGTCCAGACATCGGCCCGGGTCGAGCGGCTGTTGGTGGGCTCAGACGGTGTCGAGGGTGTTGTCCTGGAAGACGGGACGGTGCTGTCGGCCAACACGGTGGTGGCCGCCTGTGACCCCCAGAGGGTGTATGTCGACTGGGTCGACGAGGTGCCGCCCGCGGCGCGAAAGGCCGTCGCTCGTTGGGCCGACGCCCCAGAGCAGCCCGGGTATCAGTCGAAGCTCGACGCCATCATTCGCCAGGTTCCTCGCTATGAGGCGTTCGACCAGCTGGCGGGCAGGGTTCCGGGCGTCGATCTTCTCGAACCGACCCTGTGGATCAACCCAAGCCCCGAGAAGCTGGCCGTGTCGCACGCGTTGCGCAAATCGGGCCGTGTGGTCGACCAGCCGACGATGCTGACGAACGTTCCATCCGTGCTCGACGACGCCATGCGCACCGCATCTGGAGATCATGTGTTGAGCCTCGAGGTGTTGTTCACGCCATACGGCGGCGACGAGCCGTGGGACCGCGACGTCGAACCAAAGCGCTGGCTGGACCTGTGGTCGCGCAACGTTCAGCCGGGCATGCTGGACAACCTCGTCGACTATCGCGTCATGACACCCGAGCGCTACGACGCCGACTTCTCGATGCACAAGGGGCACACGCCGTCTTTCTCGGCGCCACCGCTGAAGTCGCTGCTGGGCCTTCAGCGAGACCAGACCCGCTACCGGTCGCCGATCGCGGGCCTGTATCTCTCGGGCGCAGGCACTTTCCCCGGCGCCGGCGTGTTCGGCGCACCGGGCCGTAACGCAGCGCACATGGTGATCCACGACCTGAACGGCCGCATCGGCGCAGCCATCACCAAGGTGCGCAGAACGGTCAAGACCCTAGGCGCGTAA
- a CDS encoding UbiD family decarboxylase, giving the protein MTVVNDLRTYIAALEEAGQLARVRQQVSLEHELADVAATLARSDAGAGLFENVGGSSWPIFCGGVSSNRRAALALGCQPSEVIDVMERVLEPENGIAPVEVETAGWHDNFVTGDELDSAILPIPVHSRGDGGAFITGAVTVAKDPISGRGNLGYNRMLRLAPKRFGFNVNEWRDVGTFWKSREDPDAAFPIALAIGLDPAVMIAAGVKTPVDELFIAGAIRGKGIEVCRGRTVDVMIPAHAEIVVEGLLHPAQREPEGPLAEFHGYHGEPWNSPTFEITAISWRDNPIYQTIIPGWYEHIYIGNVLPREPLLRRFVRHLDRTADVHIPPYGNGFLALIQIDRDNPGTPKNLAMAAMAAHINIRNVVVVDRDVDMYEPSEIQWAITNRVHWRDDVFEVPFAQGHEMDPVADQRGVATKVGIDATYKRERREYGTRVHYPPVDLSKYL; this is encoded by the coding sequence ATGACCGTCGTCAACGATCTCAGGACCTACATAGCAGCGCTCGAAGAGGCCGGGCAGCTGGCCCGTGTACGCCAGCAGGTCTCGCTCGAGCACGAGCTGGCCGACGTCGCTGCCACGCTGGCGCGCTCAGATGCCGGCGCCGGCCTGTTCGAGAACGTCGGCGGCAGCTCGTGGCCGATCTTCTGTGGCGGTGTCTCGTCCAACCGGCGCGCCGCTCTGGCACTCGGGTGTCAACCGAGCGAGGTCATCGATGTCATGGAGCGTGTGCTCGAGCCCGAGAACGGTATAGCTCCCGTCGAGGTCGAGACCGCAGGCTGGCACGACAACTTCGTCACCGGCGACGAGCTCGACAGCGCCATATTGCCGATACCAGTGCACAGCCGGGGCGACGGTGGAGCGTTCATCACCGGGGCGGTGACCGTCGCCAAGGACCCCATTTCGGGACGCGGCAACCTGGGCTACAACCGGATGCTGCGGCTGGCGCCCAAGAGGTTCGGATTCAACGTCAACGAATGGCGCGACGTCGGCACATTCTGGAAGTCGCGCGAAGACCCCGACGCTGCGTTTCCAATCGCGTTGGCCATCGGGCTCGACCCGGCGGTGATGATCGCCGCGGGTGTCAAGACCCCGGTCGACGAGCTGTTCATCGCCGGCGCCATCCGCGGAAAGGGCATCGAGGTCTGCCGCGGCCGAACAGTAGACGTCATGATCCCCGCCCACGCCGAGATCGTCGTCGAGGGTCTGCTGCACCCGGCCCAGCGCGAACCCGAAGGGCCGCTGGCCGAGTTCCACGGCTACCACGGCGAGCCTTGGAACAGCCCCACGTTCGAGATCACGGCCATCTCGTGGCGTGACAACCCGATCTATCAGACCATCATCCCCGGCTGGTACGAGCACATCTACATCGGCAACGTGTTGCCCCGCGAGCCGTTGCTGCGCCGCTTCGTTCGCCACCTCGATCGCACCGCCGACGTACACATACCGCCCTACGGCAACGGGTTCCTGGCGCTGATCCAGATCGACCGCGACAACCCGGGCACGCCGAAGAACCTGGCCATGGCCGCCATGGCTGCCCACATCAACATCCGCAACGTCGTGGTCGTCGATCGTGACGTCGACATGTACGAACCGTCCGAGATCCAGTGGGCCATCACCAACCGGGTGCATTGGCGCGACGATGTCTTCGAGGTTCCCTTCGCCCAAGGGCACGAGATGGACCCGGTTGCCGATCAACGAGGCGTGGCCACAAAGGTGGGCATAGACGCGACATACAAGCGCGAGCGCCGCGAGTACGGCACCAGGGTTCACTACCCCCCGGTCGACCTGTCGAAGTACCTCTGA
- a CDS encoding RidA family protein, with protein sequence MHHHQIFPDDIAAPAANYAHARLTVEATRWLHTSGVVPIAPDGTVPRDIASQAEVIWTNIAAMLRDAHMGPADVVSVTTYAVPGQDLGEVMAIRDRFLEGHKAASTLVVVAELARPEWLMEIAVVAAN encoded by the coding sequence ATGCACCACCACCAGATCTTCCCCGACGACATAGCTGCTCCGGCCGCCAACTATGCCCACGCCCGTCTGACGGTCGAAGCCACCCGCTGGCTGCACACCTCGGGTGTGGTGCCGATCGCTCCCGACGGCACCGTCCCTCGCGACATCGCCTCGCAGGCCGAAGTGATCTGGACCAACATCGCCGCCATGCTGCGCGACGCCCACATGGGGCCCGCCGATGTGGTCTCGGTGACCACCTACGCCGTTCCCGGCCAAGACCTGGGCGAGGTGATGGCGATCCGCGACCGGTTCCTCGAAGGGCACAAGGCGGCGTCGACGCTGGTCGTCGTCGCCGAACTGGCCAGACCCGAATGGCTGATGGAGATAGCGGTCGTCGCCGCCAACTAG
- a CDS encoding UbiX family flavin prenyltransferase → MQRIVVAITGASGSVYGVRALQMLRSAGYETHLVISAAAKTTIGVETQMSVSQVEELADHVHGSRDISAPISSGSFRTAGMIVAPCSIKTLSAVASSYSADLVSRAADVTLKEGRRLVLMVRETPFHRGHLRLMDQAAQAGAVIFPPVPAFYNEPRTIDDLVSHSVGRALEHLGVDVPDLQRWHGG, encoded by the coding sequence GTGCAACGAATCGTGGTCGCCATAACCGGAGCCAGCGGATCGGTATATGGCGTCCGCGCTCTGCAGATGCTGCGCAGTGCCGGCTACGAAACCCATCTCGTCATCTCGGCGGCTGCCAAGACCACCATCGGTGTCGAGACCCAGATGAGTGTCTCACAGGTCGAGGAGCTCGCCGATCATGTCCACGGTTCGCGCGACATTTCGGCGCCCATCAGCAGCGGATCGTTTCGCACCGCCGGGATGATCGTTGCTCCGTGCTCGATCAAGACGCTGTCGGCCGTGGCCTCGTCGTATTCGGCCGACCTTGTCAGCCGGGCCGCCGATGTCACGCTGAAGGAGGGCCGCCGCCTGGTGCTGATGGTGCGCGAGACACCGTTCCACCGAGGGCATCTTCGGCTCATGGACCAAGCCGCCCAGGCTGGCGCGGTCATCTTCCCGCCGGTTCCGGCGTTCTACAACGAGCCCCGAACCATCGACGACCTGGTCAGTCACAGCGTCGGTCGTGCGCTCGAGCACCTGGGTGTCGACGTACCCGATTTGCAGCGCTGGCACGGGGGCTGA
- a CDS encoding PPOX class F420-dependent oxidoreductase yields the protein MTDEEVVEFMTTGSRTGKLAVVRKDGSPHVVPIWFDVDPATGDLVFVMGSGSLKARCIARDPRVSICVDEMEFPFHFARIDGVASTATYADDPAAMKYWATETCRRFVGDERAEQFGERNADPDELLVRVKPTRYVGAWGVSD from the coding sequence ATGACCGACGAAGAGGTGGTCGAGTTCATGACCACCGGATCGCGCACGGGCAAGCTCGCAGTGGTGCGCAAGGACGGCAGCCCACACGTGGTGCCGATCTGGTTCGATGTCGACCCGGCCACCGGCGACCTGGTGTTCGTGATGGGCAGTGGCAGCCTGAAAGCCAGGTGCATCGCCAGAGACCCGAGGGTGTCGATCTGTGTCGACGAGATGGAGTTCCCGTTCCACTTCGCTCGCATAGACGGGGTGGCCTCGACTGCGACCTATGCCGACGATCCGGCGGCCATGAAGTACTGGGCCACCGAGACTTGCCGCCGCTTCGTCGGCGACGAGCGTGCCGAACAGTTCGGGGAACGCAACGCCGACCCCGATGAACTGCTCGTCAGGGTGAAGCCCACTCGCTACGTGGGTGCATGGGGCGTCAGCGACTGA
- a CDS encoding response regulator transcription factor, translating to MTIRVLIADDQDLLRVAFRAILDEQPDIEVVGEAANGRQAVELARKLRPDVCLFDIRMPELDGIEATRILAGPDVADPMAVVVITTFDLDEYVHGALKAGAKGFLLKDAGPDLLVQAVTAAARGDALIAPSVTARLLEAFASPVRNGTPAQPIAPLTDREEQVLLTVARGRTNSEIADELHISLNTVKSHLASLMTKLDARNRVEIAMWAYETGRL from the coding sequence ATGACCATCCGTGTATTGATCGCCGACGACCAGGACCTTCTGAGGGTTGCCTTCAGGGCCATCCTCGACGAGCAGCCCGACATCGAGGTGGTGGGTGAGGCCGCCAACGGTCGTCAGGCCGTCGAGTTGGCCAGAAAGCTGCGGCCCGACGTGTGCCTGTTCGACATACGCATGCCCGAACTCGACGGCATCGAAGCGACGAGGATCCTGGCCGGACCCGACGTGGCAGACCCCATGGCAGTCGTGGTCATCACGACTTTCGATCTGGACGAATACGTTCACGGCGCACTGAAGGCGGGCGCCAAGGGCTTCTTGCTGAAGGACGCCGGGCCCGACCTGCTGGTTCAGGCGGTCACGGCCGCGGCGCGCGGCGACGCACTGATTGCACCCAGCGTCACGGCCCGCCTGCTCGAAGCGTTCGCTTCTCCGGTGCGCAACGGCACCCCGGCCCAACCGATCGCACCCCTCACCGATCGAGAGGAGCAGGTGCTGCTGACGGTTGCCCGGGGTCGCACCAACTCCGAGATTGCAGACGAGCTGCACATCAGCCTCAACACGGTCAAGTCGCACCTGGCCAGCCTGATGACCAAGCTCGATGCCCGGAACCGGGTCGAGATCGCCATGTGGGCCTACGAGACCGGGCGGCTCTAG